The nucleotide window CCTGCACTATGCATTTCTCTGCCGTATAATCCACCTCCTCCTCTGTAGTGAAGCGGCCAATGCCAAACCTGCAATCAACCAAAGCAAAGCTAAAGATCCTGCTTCCAAAGCAAATGGCTTTGTTGAAGGATTAACAAGacatacaatagttttttttttttaaatctactttaCAAATCTCAGTAGCTTCTTCCAGCCTTTACCTTATGGATGAGTGGGCCAGATCTTCGTCTGTTCCTATTGCTCGGAGCACATAAGAAGGCTCTAACGAAGCTGATGTGCAGGCACTAAAAAAGAAAGCAGAGAAAACAGTGCTTGCATGAAAGCTAAATGCCTAAGCGACAATGTGTTCTGTTGAGAACTGGACAAGCTGGTTCCCTTTTCGTACCTGCCCGACGACAGGGCAACATCCTTCAGTGCCATCAGCAGACTTTCCCCCTCCACGTAAGCAAACGACAGATTAATGCAACCTAGGAATGCAAAACATTCAGATAAAGAAAggatttaaaaactgaaactcagAACAAATAAGAAGTGCTGATGAGGGATGCAGGTTTCCAGCAGCTCAGTATGTGAACTTgaaaaaatagatacaaatgtTTAATCATCTCACCTGAATATCTCTTTTCAGGATCTCCGTTCATTATAACATCTGGGAGCTCCGCCATGATTTTATCAATGAGCCGTTTAGACAGCATAGACACTCGGTGCTCATCGtactgaaaacaaagaaaaatatctCCTTCAAACTCAAATCTAAAGATCTCCTCTCTCACTAACTTTTCAGTCATTTGCTTTTGTGGGATTATAAAGTAAATACAGCTGTGcatgttttgaaatgtgtgttgTCTTTTAACAGCATTGTTTGCACTTATGATGAATATCTGAATTGCTAATGTTCGATGATTGCGTTGTTAATTCACTAATTGAGGTCAGGTGTTCATGTACTTAATGTTTAGTAACTGCAAACAGCCTGATGAAGGCAGTCTGGCCAAAacgttgctttgtttttaaagaataaataatggaaatgtattatttccATCAAACTGATTTTCTTAACTAAACACCAATGTTAATGTAAccatcaagataaaaaaaaaagggtactgCAGTCCTACAAAACGACCTGAACCACACAGACGGGTTccttaaaagcttaaaaaaaattcttacaagGCAACGAGACTCTGCAAGCTGTTTAtccactttgtttttaaatggtattgCAGTAAAATAGGATTGGAAGAGGCGCCCCATTCTGTACCTTCATCTCCTGCTGTGCTATTTCACAGGCCGCTCCGAGGCCGACTGCTAAAGGCGTGGGTACAGTGCCTGAGCGCAGCCCCCTCTCCTGCCCCCCTCCGCTCTGCAGGGGCTCCAGACGCACTCGGGGGCGCCGTCGCACATATATCGCACCGACTCCTGCAAGCAAAGACACAACAAGGGAACGCTGTTTCATTCTGAATGCTAcataatacagctgtgtaccaaacatgaAGACAACATCTCAGTGTGCTGTCTCCATCCAGCAAGTCCCATCACCTCACAGAGATCagtctcctattgcatagcagcttcacccattccaggttttactacgagcttgactagccacagtgcacaggcaacaagctcaggtgagtaattagtaaaatcaggaatggctcaaactgctatgcaatggaagtcttactTCCATCACTGCTTCAATACTGCAGCTGTTTTAGCTCAGAGGTCAACACCAAGGTCTGAATTGCAACAGTGTTTAAGTAATCCTGCAAGCACGAACGTCAGTAAAATCGCACCACGAGAACAAAAGGATTTACCTTTTGGACCATATATTTTGTGGCCACTAATAGACATCAGATCAATCTTCATGTCGTTCACATCCAAGGGGATTTTTCCAACTGCCTGTGCCGCATCCGTGTGGAAGAAAATCTTACGGGACTGGCATAGATgacctgtttgtttaaaaaatgtttagatatatatataagattaacTTGGTTTCGTTTGGATGGACATTTATAAccaatatacacacatatatgcaTACAAATCCCCTTTTTGCATACCTATTTCTTTAATGGGCTGTATCACTCCAATCTCATTGTTAACAGTCATAATGGACACCAGGCTTGTGTCTGGTCGAAAGGACTCCTCCAGTTGCTAATCAAGACACAGCACACAGTATGAAtgacacagcattttaaaaatgtagtccAAGAAATGTGCGAGCACAAGCTCAAACTTTTGCTCCCATGCCCAACTGAAATTACACAGAACGGTTCCTTCCAAAGGCAATGCATTGCAGCAGACAGAGCGACGGTACTTGCCTGCAGATCTACCAGGCCGTTGCTCTTGACTGGCAGGTAAGTGATGTGGAACCCCTCAGCCTCCAGCGCCCGGCACGAGTCCAGCACACACTTGTGCTCCGTCTGCGTGGTGATCACGTGCttctttttggttttgtaaaaccTTCCCACTCCCTGGGAGCAACGCATTTTAAACAAGACTGCGTTAGAATTTCACAATCAGACTTGTGA belongs to Polyodon spathula isolate WHYD16114869_AA chromosome 59, ASM1765450v1, whole genome shotgun sequence and includes:
- the nfs1 gene encoding cysteine desulfurase, mitochondrial, giving the protein MLSRNVARRVLGSRVFLSQKCGLASQTAASPTQREKEVIRSRELEENELRPLYMDFQATTPMDPRVLDAMLPYQVNYYGNPHSRTHAYGWESESAVELARKQVADLIGADPREIIFTSGATESNNLSIKGVGRFYKTKKKHVITTQTEHKCVLDSCRALEAEGFHITYLPVKSNGLVDLQQLEESFRPDTSLVSIMTVNNEIGVIQPIKEIGHLCQSRKIFFHTDAAQAVGKIPLDVNDMKIDLMSISGHKIYGPKGVGAIYVRRRPRVRLEPLQSGGGQERGLRSGTVPTPLAVGLGAACEIAQQEMKYDEHRVSMLSKRLIDKIMAELPDVIMNGDPEKRYSGCINLSFAYVEGESLLMALKDVALSSGSACTSASLEPSYVLRAIGTDEDLAHSSIRFGIGRFTTEEEVDYTAEKCIVQVRRLREMSPLWEMVQEGIDLKSIKWTQH